A section of the Papio anubis isolate 15944 chromosome 4, Panubis1.0, whole genome shotgun sequence genome encodes:
- the CLDN17 gene encoding claudin-17: MAFYPLQIAGLVLGFLGMVGTLATTLLPQWRVSAFVGSNIIVFERLWEGLWMNCIRQARARLQCKFYSSLLALPPVLETARALMCVAVALSLIALLIGICGMKQVQCMGSNERTKAYLLGTSGVLFILTGIFVLIPVSWTANIIIRDFYNPAVHIGQKRELGAALFLGWASAAVLFIGGGLLCGFCCCNRKKQRYRYPVPGHCVPHTDKRRNMKMPSNTSTSYV, encoded by the coding sequence ATGGCATTTTATCCCTTGCAAATTGCTGGGCTGGTTCTTGGGTTCCTTGGCATGGTGGGGACTCTTGCCACAACGCTTCTGCCTCAGTGGAGAGTATCAGCTTTTGTTGGCAGCAACATTATTGTCTTTGAGAGGCTCTGGGAAGGGCTCTGGATGAACTGCATCCGACAAGCCAGGGCCCGGTTGCAATGCAAGTTCTATAGTTCATTGTTGGCTCTTCCGCCTGTCCTGGAAACAGCCCGGGCACTCATGTGTGTGGCTGTTGCTCTCTCCTTGATCGCCCTACTTATTGGCATCTGTGGCATGAAGCAGGTCCAGTGCATGGGCTCTAATGAGAGGACCAAAGCATACCTTCTGGGAACTTCAGGAGTCCTCTTCATCCTGACGGGCATCTTCGTTCTGATTCCGGTGAGCTGGACAGCCAATATAATCATCAGAGATTTCTACAACCCAGCTGTCCACATAGGTCAGAAACGAGAGCTGGGAGCAGCACTTTTCCTTGGCTGGGCAAGCGCTGCTGTCCTCTTCATTGGAGGTGGTCTGCTTTGTGGATTTTGCTGCTGCAACAGAAAGAAGCAAAGGTACAGATATCCAGTGCCTGGCCACTGTGTGCCACACACAGATAAGCGAAGAAACATGAAAATGCCTAGTAATACCTCCACCAGTTATGTCTAA